A portion of the Falco naumanni isolate bFalNau1 chromosome 9, bFalNau1.pat, whole genome shotgun sequence genome contains these proteins:
- the C8G gene encoding complement component C8 gamma chain: protein PACPGLRAPPAPAWPSSSPATVPPAPAALLPPPLPGSRPSMAGLGSLLLLGLLLAAPPGPALGLGLGPGRRQRPPPPQSPLEKVAAQENLSLPQLAGRWFLVGMASRCSYLAEHSHRLEATAVTVTILDGQSLAISTFRKLDGMCWEIRQRYLPAQAHGRFLLKGRGYGSKVDVVVGETDHSSYAILYYQKGRSISVKLYGRTSRVSDAVADKFEQHVRAVGLSEDVTYYFPTYGFCDSADEFHTLDETKP from the exons CCGGCCTGCCCCGGCCTGCGGGCCCCACCGGCCCCGGCctggcccagctccagcccgGCCACGGTGCCgcctgcccccgccgccctccTGCCCCCACCGCTTCCCGGCAGCAGGCCCAGCATGGCGGGCCTGGGCAGCCTCCTGCTGCTCGGCCTGCTTCTcgctgccccgccggggccagcgctggggctggggctggggcctgGGCGGCGGCAGCGtccaccccctccccagagccCACTGGAGAAGGTGGCGGCTCAGGAGAATCTCAGCCTCCCccag CTTGCAGGGAGGTGGTTCCTGGTCGGCATGGCCTCCCGCTGCAGCTACctggcagagcacagccacAGGCTCGAGGCCACGGCGGTGACAGTGACCATCCTGGAtgggcagagcctggccatCAGCACCTTCAGGAAGCT AGACGGGATGTGCTGGGAAATCAGGCAGCGCTATCTCCCTGCCCAGGCCCATGGACGCTTCCTCCTGAAAG GTCGTGGGTATGGCAGCAAAGTGGACGTAGTGGTGGGTGAGACAGACCACAGCAGCTACGCTATCCTCTATTACCAGAAGGGCCGAAGCATCTCTGTCAAACTCTATG GACGGACCAGCCGGGTCAGTGACGCTGTTGCGGACAAGTTTGAGCAGCATGTCAGAGCTGTGGGCCTGAGCGAAGATGTGACCTACTACTTCCCCACATACG GGTTTTGCGACTCTGCAGACGAGTTTCACACCCTTGATG AAACGAAGCCATAG